The following proteins are encoded in a genomic region of Acidimicrobiales bacterium:
- a CDS encoding pentapeptide repeat-containing protein, with protein sequence MGGRARRRVVGVVDPPDMAAELDDHDGELPAAGEALDGARIVGADWSGADIPDLRIEGTRLEGCQLTGASFPGLRLMDCELVDCELSGALLDGLLAVRVALRGCRLSGAVLADATLEDVSFDDCRMDGLSLRMAGLQGATFTGCAMGESDLSNVRLARVRFDGCDLTAGEVGGARMEDVCFEGGALDDLRGALHLRGATASSDLLVPLAVAVLADAGIKIDDA encoded by the coding sequence ATGGGTGGGCGTGCCAGGCGACGGGTGGTGGGCGTGGTCGATCCCCCCGACATGGCCGCCGAGCTCGACGACCACGACGGCGAGCTTCCGGCGGCCGGCGAGGCCCTCGACGGCGCGCGCATCGTCGGGGCCGATTGGAGCGGTGCCGACATCCCGGACCTCCGGATCGAGGGCACTCGGCTTGAGGGATGCCAGCTGACCGGGGCGTCCTTCCCGGGGCTGCGGTTGATGGACTGCGAGCTGGTCGATTGCGAGCTCTCGGGGGCCCTCCTCGACGGTCTGCTGGCGGTGAGGGTGGCGCTGCGAGGTTGCCGCCTTTCAGGGGCGGTGCTGGCCGACGCGACCCTCGAGGACGTGTCGTTCGACGACTGCCGCATGGACGGCCTGAGCCTGCGCATGGCAGGGCTGCAGGGCGCCACCTTCACCGGGTGCGCCATGGGGGAGTCGGACCTCTCGAACGTGCGCCTGGCCCGGGTCCGGTTCGACGGCTGCGACCTCACCGCCGGCGAGGTCGGCGGTGCCCGCATGGAGGACGTCTGCTTCGAAGGCGGCGCCCTCGACGACCTGCGGGGCGCCCTGCACCTTCGTGGTGCCACGGCGTCGAGCGACCTCCTCGTGCCCTTGGCCGTGGCTGTCCTCGCCGACGCCGGCATCAAGATCGACGACGCCTGA